The genomic DNA AGAAGTATCACCACGTACGCCTGGATCAGTTTCCACGATTTTCAATACGACGAAGTTTGGTGCACTTACTGTCAATGGAACGCCATTGAATAACATAATTGTACAAAGTTCGTTAGAATCGTCTTTTAACCATTTTGCAGCATCACCCATTGCAGTTTTGTCTGCAGTAATCTGTTCAAAAGTTTCAGGATCCATGAAGTTCCACATTTCACCATCATTGTACAAGTAGTTCATTTCTACTTCCACGATGTCCGCTGCTTCTAAAGAGTCACCCGATTTAAAAGTTTTTTCTAAAACTTTACCTGTTTTAAGGTTACGAAGTTTTACACGGTTGAATGCTTGACCTTTACCAGGTTTTACATATTCATTTTCCATGATTGAACATGGGTTGCCGTCAAGCATTACTTTAAGGCCTTGCTTAAAGTCATTTGTAGAATAATTGGCCATGAAAGGCTCGCTCCAAACTTACTAACTTAAATCTATTAATGCTAGACTAGCATTATTTTTAACATCTGGCATGATAAACTATTTGTATCAAGAGCAAAACTGGCAATCTCAACTGAGTGACCTGATTACGGATCCTTTAGAGTTGCTTGAAACACTTCAGCTCTCGCCTGATCAATTATTATCAGGGGCAATCCTGGCTTCTGAAAAGTTTAAGTTGCGTGTTCCCCGTGCGTTCGTCGGAAAAATGAGCATTGGCGACCCGCTTGACCCTCTGCTGTTACAAGTATTACCCCATCATCTGGAACTTGAAGATCATCCTGGTTTTGTAACCGATCCTTTAGGTGAGGAACAGGCCAATCAACAGCCAGGCGTATTACATAAATATAAATCGCGTTTTTTACTCACCTTAACCGGGGCTTGTGCAGTTCATTGTCGTTACTGTTTCCGCCGCCATTTTCCTTATCAAGAAAACCTGCCAAAAAACGAAGATTGGCCAAATATTAAACAATACATTCAAAATCAACCAGATATAAATGAAGTTATTTTGAGCGGTGGCGACCCGCTTACCCTATCAAATCGAAAACTTGCCCTGTGGATTGAACGTCTTGAGTCCATGCCGCAAATTAAATTTTTGAGAATTCATTCACGGGTTCCGATCGTAATCCCCAACCGTGTCGATGAAGAGCTGATTTCCTTATTAAAAAACAGTAGGCTGCGCATTATTCTAGTGGTACACTCAAATCATGCCGATGAGCTGGACGAGTTTACCTGTTCCAAACTTTCAGCGTTGGTTCAACATCAAATTACCGTGCTGAATCAGGCAGTTTTATTAAAAGGGGTTAATAATTCTGCGCAGCCGTTAGTGGACTTAAGTTATCGTCTGTTTGAAGCGGGCGTGATGCCATACTATTTACATGTATTAGACAAAGTAAAAGGTGCCCATCATTTTGACTTAAGTCCTGAAGAAATTAATCTGATATATAAAGAGGTTTTAGAGAACCTGCCGGGATATTTGGTTCCTAAACTCGTTAGGGAAATAGCGGGCGAAAAAAATAAAACACCGCTTTTTGGGGTTTCAACTTTTTGAGTTAATAATAACGATGCTTATGAGTAATTCAGATATCTTCCAAACACCAACAGAGTTAAAGTTGGAAAAATTAAGCTTCTGCCCAACCAATGCAAAAGGCTTACAAGACTGGGTATGCAATTTATCCATTCTTCAATTGGGGAATTCGTCCAAAGAACTTTTCAATGCCTTGCTGGAAATATCAGAACTTAAATGTCCGGAAATGTTGCGTTTTGACTTGATTCAAATCCTGCATCCTACCCTGGATAATGTTTTAGGCAGCCTGGAAAAGCATTTTTTCAATCAGGGGCTGATGAGCAATGACCGCAGCGACCAGATCATTGAGCTAGCGATACTGCTACGTAGTCATTTTGCCAAAATTTATATCGATATTTCAAAACGCTGCAACACCCAGCTCAGTATGCAAAAGTTTTCTCTATTTGCATTCAATCAAAAGAAGAGTTTGCAAACGGCCAGAATTGTGTCTACTTATTATGCTTTGCAGCAATTGTCTTTATTGCTTTATCAACAACATTTGCTCTATAGCACGCCTTTATTTGGACAATGGTTAATTGCACATCAGCTGATTGAATGTGCAATTAAAAATAATTTTTATCAAACCAATATCAATCAGATTTTAGACACGCAGCATCCTTTACAAACCGTTGCTCAGGCTTATTCACAACTGGTATTGCTGGAAATTCTGAATACCCATCAAATTCGGCCTTCTGAAATGCAAGGCTTATATTTATGCAGTTTTGACTGGGCCAAACTGGTTCATGTCTTACCCAAAGAAACCTCGCTTTCTCGCTATATTGTCGATATCAATAAAGACTATCCACCTGTTTTTAATATCAATCAGGCCAGTCTTTACAAACCGACTATCTATATTTCAACACAAAATTTATTAGATCATCTGTCTGAAACCCAAACCAAAAAGTCTGGTTACTTATCACGTAATGAAAAGCTATTTTTAACCCCGGCCCTGCACTTTCATATTCACAATCTGCTTACCAGCAATACAGAACGCCGTCATGAACGTTATGAATATTCTGCACAATTACAAATCTGTTTTAGTCTTTCGGTGGCACACTTTTACCTCTCTAAGGGCAAAAACTTTCATGAAACTCTGGAATTAGATACCAATTATCAATTCCATAATGAAAGCAGCTTTATTAATTCGATGAATTCGAATATCCCAGCTGAAATGACTACAGCAAAAACTTTGGATCGTGAAGCCAAACAGATTTATTCCGCAGAAGTTCTGGACATCAGTGTCAATGGTTACAGAATTAAATGGAATGGCTCTGCACCTTCGAATTTGAAAACTGGCGAATTTATTTTAATTCAGGAAAATACTCATAGTCCTTGGCGTGGCGGTGTGATCCGCTGGATCAAGCAGTCAACAGCCAAAAGCCTGGAACTGGGACTAGAAGTCTTGGCACAAGATTTATTCCCTTGTGCTGTCATGATCAAAACAGATCGTCATAGCAATAATTACCAACCTGCCCTAATCGTTCAGTCTAGCCAAGTTGATGAGGTATCCACCAGCCTGATCGTGTCTGGTTCACATATGTTTAGGGAAAAACAAACTATTCATTTACGCCTGGGACGAGAAGAAATAAAAATTTATCTCACCAAAGCACAAATCATTACACAAAGTTTTATCCGTTTTGAGTTCGAATTACTGAATGAGCAACAAGAAAACCTGATCAACAACTTTATTAATAAGCAAACGAATGAAGTCAAGAATCACGATTTATGGGAAGCATTAAAGTGAGAAATCCATTATTGTCTAAAAAGTTAAAACGTACTGAAACACGTTTACTCATTATCGATGATAATCAAATACGTTTTAACCAAATTCGTGACCTTTTAACATCCAGTGAACATTTAGTACATGCAACCTTGCTGGATGATTTACAAAACTTTGAAAAGCAATTACATCACACTTGGGATCTGGTTATTTTTGGTCGTGCTTATGACTTAAAATATGAACAGGCGTTAAGCTTAATCCGCCTATCCAAGCAACCAAACCTTCCAATGATCCTGCTCAAACCTGATGATTATCAGGCCGATCAATACGCAGGTTATATTCGTAAAGGGATTTATGACATTCTTAATCTGGATTATCCAGATCGTTTTTATATTGGTCTTTTACGTGCCCTTTCACTCAGTCGTTTGCTGCTGACACAACAACATTTAATGGAAGAGCTAGAAACAGCTCAAACCCAGGCCCAGTCTTTAGTTCAAGAGAGCAACAAAGCGATTGCACTGATTCAGGAAGGTATTCATGTCCAGGCAAACCCTGAATATTTAGCACTTTTTGGACTTAACAATGAAGATGATATTGTTGGACTTCCCTTACTCGACCTACTTCAGCCTAAAGATTTAAATGATTTTAAGTTACGTTTTAAAAAAATTTCACAAGGTCAGTTTGATTTAGGGCGTTTTGAAATCAACAGCTTAAATCATCACATATCTGTTCCAAACCCGCTTAAAGTTGAGTTTTTACCTTCTACGAATGAAGAAGATGCCGTACAAATTACGATTGATATTGAATCTTCACCATCAGTTCAGCCTACATCTACAACAGCCGATGCTCCAAAGTCCAATACCTATCAGCTGATTAATCGTACCATCACTCAACAACCTTCAGATATTAATGCCCTCGTGGTATTTTCCCTGGCTTCTTGTCCTGATAATATTTTTAAAGAGGAGTGGGATACA from Acinetobacter sp. CS-2 includes the following:
- the efp gene encoding elongation factor P, translated to MANYSTNDFKQGLKVMLDGNPCSIMENEYVKPGKGQAFNRVKLRNLKTGKVLEKTFKSGDSLEAADIVEVEMNYLYNDGEMWNFMDPETFEQITADKTAMGDAAKWLKDDSNELCTIMLFNGVPLTVSAPNFVVLKIVETDPGVRGDTSGGGGKPAKLETGAVVRVPLFVQQEESVRVDTRTGDYLERA
- the epmB gene encoding EF-P beta-lysylation protein EpmB is translated as MINYLYQEQNWQSQLSDLITDPLELLETLQLSPDQLLSGAILASEKFKLRVPRAFVGKMSIGDPLDPLLLQVLPHHLELEDHPGFVTDPLGEEQANQQPGVLHKYKSRFLLTLTGACAVHCRYCFRRHFPYQENLPKNEDWPNIKQYIQNQPDINEVILSGGDPLTLSNRKLALWIERLESMPQIKFLRIHSRVPIVIPNRVDEELISLLKNSRLRIILVVHSNHADELDEFTCSKLSALVQHQITVLNQAVLLKGVNNSAQPLVDLSYRLFEAGVMPYYLHVLDKVKGAHHFDLSPEEINLIYKEVLENLPGYLVPKLVREIAGEKNKTPLFGVSTF
- a CDS encoding GTPase, which encodes MLMSNSDIFQTPTELKLEKLSFCPTNAKGLQDWVCNLSILQLGNSSKELFNALLEISELKCPEMLRFDLIQILHPTLDNVLGSLEKHFFNQGLMSNDRSDQIIELAILLRSHFAKIYIDISKRCNTQLSMQKFSLFAFNQKKSLQTARIVSTYYALQQLSLLLYQQHLLYSTPLFGQWLIAHQLIECAIKNNFYQTNINQILDTQHPLQTVAQAYSQLVLLEILNTHQIRPSEMQGLYLCSFDWAKLVHVLPKETSLSRYIVDINKDYPPVFNINQASLYKPTIYISTQNLLDHLSETQTKKSGYLSRNEKLFLTPALHFHIHNLLTSNTERRHERYEYSAQLQICFSLSVAHFYLSKGKNFHETLELDTNYQFHNESSFINSMNSNIPAEMTTAKTLDREAKQIYSAEVLDISVNGYRIKWNGSAPSNLKTGEFILIQENTHSPWRGGVIRWIKQSTAKSLELGLEVLAQDLFPCAVMIKTDRHSNNYQPALIVQSSQVDEVSTSLIVSGSHMFREKQTIHLRLGREEIKIYLTKAQIITQSFIRFEFELLNEQQENLINNFINKQTNEVKNHDLWEALK